In Portunus trituberculatus isolate SZX2019 chromosome 24, ASM1759143v1, whole genome shotgun sequence, a single genomic region encodes these proteins:
- the LOC123508079 gene encoding solute carrier family 10 member 6-like, with the protein MELGQNTTLGMNLETSMFENVTVIEVAQWRVVLDLVNTIIMTSNTINLMLGMGAAISVTELWMHTKRPIGAVIGMLGQFAVLPAIGFCLCLLFKLQPYEALGVLIISCCPGGSFSNFFTFWVDGDLALSIMMTVCSSVLAFGGMPFNLWLYGSYWQGDNSFVIPFTNIMISLVFITTPVIVGMTVRYFHKRAAEITTRVSSLIGWIGVVAGIVIWIILYWRVFVMASPLLYVTAVLLPSIGFIFAFLLAKLTCRNNKIARTVGIETSSQNMPVAMSIILLSFTDIELKGQLVLFPTLYGVFLTSEAMLGISAYQIYKKFSKNAEDYPTMHTARLEPATPAEKETFKI; encoded by the exons ATGGAGCTAGGCCAAAATACCACTCTAGGGATGAACCTGGAAACCTCTATGTTTGAGAACGTCACTGTTATCGAAGTGGCACAATGGCGTGTAGTTCTGGACCTGGTTAACACCATCATCATGACCTCCAACACCATCAACCTCATGCTGGGGATGGGCGCCGCTATATCCGTTACGGAG CTGTGGATGCACACGAAGCGGCCAATTGGGGCGGTGATCGGCATGTTGGGACAGTTTGCAGTACTACCTGCCATCGGTTTCTGCCTCTGTCTGTTATTCAAGTTGCAGCCGTATGAGGCACTGGGAGTCCTTATCATTTCCTGTTGCCCTGGTGGATCCTTCTctaatttctttaccttttggGTTGACGGCGATCTGGCACTCAG CATTATGATGACAGTGTGCTCGTCTGTGCTCGCCTTTGGAGGGATGCCCTTCAACCTTTGGCTGTATGGCAGTTACTGGCAAGGAGACAACTCGTTCGTCATTCCCTTCACAAACATCATGATATCTCTCGTTTTCATCACTACACCGGTCATTGTGGGCATGACAGTGAGGTACTTCCACAAGCGGGCAGCGGAAATCACCACTCGG GTGTCGAGTTTGATTGGGTGGATTGGTGTGGTCGCTGGCATCGTCATCTGGATCATCTTATACTGGAGAGTCTTTGTGATGGCTAGCCCACTGCTCTATGTAACCGCAGTACTTCTTCCGTCTATTGGATTCATATTCGCTTTCCTCTTGGCCAAATTGACTTGTCGG AACAACAAGATTGCACGCACTGTTGGCATAGAGACCAGCTCTCAAAATATGCCTGTTGCAATGAgcatcatccttctctcttttacagATATTGAG ctgaAGGGTCAACTTGTACTGTTCCCCACACTGTACGGTGTCTTCTTGACCTCtgaagccatgttgggtatctctgcCTACCAGATATACAAGAAATTCTCCAAGAACGCCGAAGACTACCCAACAATGCATACAGCCCGGTTGGAACCTGCCACACCCGCCGAAAAAGAAACTTTTAAGATATGA
- the LOC123508080 gene encoding solute carrier family 10 member 6-like isoform X2 — translation MKPTWPEGLTTSQITHGVEDLRDGLNDSSAKDGQTALELSEWLVKLDLAATLLMNFNTVTLMLGMGAATYWKEFWEHMRRPWACLVGMTCQFVLLPAVGFGLCLAFHLLPYEALGVLILACCPGGAFSNFFTFWVDGDLALSIMMTALSSMLAFGVMPLNIWLYSWRWTNQELQVPYIKILISLVIVTLPVIAGMVIRHCSRKWANYISKVCSVLGWAGALTCGALLMLRYWTTIVRSSIYLVIIAALTPLTGFVVAYIIVKTLCFVSIPLLV, via the exons ATGA agCCTACGTGGCCTGAAGGGTTGACGACCAGCCAAATCACGCACGGGGTGGAGGATTTGCGCGATGGCCTCAACGACAGCTCGGCAAAGGATGGACAGACGGCCCTGGAGTTATCAGAATGGTTGGTGAAGCTGGACCTGGCAGCCACTCTACTTATGAATTTTAACACAGTTACTCTCATGTTGGGCATGGGCGCCGCCACCTACTGGAAAGAG TTTTGGGAGCATATGAGACGTCCATGGGCGTGCCTCGTAGGAATGACATGTCAGTTCGTGCTGCTACCTGCCGTGGGCTTCGGTTTGTGCCTTGCCTTCCACTTGCTGCCGTATGAAGCTCTGGGTGTCCTTATTCTCGCCTGCTGCCCAGGCGGAGCGTTTTCAAATTTCTTCACTTTCTGGGTTGACGGTGATCTCGCTCTTAG TATTATGATGACGGCGCTGTCCTCCATGCTGGCTTTTGGGGTGATGCCGCTCAACATATGGCTTTACTCCTGGCGCTGGACAAATCAAGAACTGCAGGTGCCTTATATCAAAATCCTCATCAGTTTGGTTATCGTCACACTACCAGTCATCGCCGGTATGGTGATCCGTCACTGTAGCAGGAAGTGGGCTAATTACATCTCCAAG GTGTGCAGCGTGTTGGGATGGGCTGGAGCTCTCACCTGTGGTGCGCTCCTTATGCTCAGATACTGGACTACAATTGTAAGGTCCTCCATCTACCTCGTCATCATCGCTGCACTTACACCCCTCACAGGGTTTGTGGTGGCATACATTATCGTCAAGACCCTTTGTTTTGTAAGTATTCCCCTGCTTGTGTAA
- the LOC123508080 gene encoding solute carrier family 10 member 6-like isoform X1 encodes MWSGDASFIEPTWPEGLTTSQITHGVEDLRDGLNDSSAKDGQTALELSEWLVKLDLAATLLMNFNTVTLMLGMGAATYWKEFWEHMRRPWACLVGMTCQFVLLPAVGFGLCLAFHLLPYEALGVLILACCPGGAFSNFFTFWVDGDLALSIMMTALSSMLAFGVMPLNIWLYSWRWTNQELQVPYIKILISLVIVTLPVIAGMVIRHCSRKWANYISKVCSVLGWAGALTCGALLMLRYWTTIVRSSIYLVIIAALTPLTGFVVAYIIVKTLCFVSIPLLV; translated from the exons ATGTGGAGTGGTGACGCTTCTTTCATTG agCCTACGTGGCCTGAAGGGTTGACGACCAGCCAAATCACGCACGGGGTGGAGGATTTGCGCGATGGCCTCAACGACAGCTCGGCAAAGGATGGACAGACGGCCCTGGAGTTATCAGAATGGTTGGTGAAGCTGGACCTGGCAGCCACTCTACTTATGAATTTTAACACAGTTACTCTCATGTTGGGCATGGGCGCCGCCACCTACTGGAAAGAG TTTTGGGAGCATATGAGACGTCCATGGGCGTGCCTCGTAGGAATGACATGTCAGTTCGTGCTGCTACCTGCCGTGGGCTTCGGTTTGTGCCTTGCCTTCCACTTGCTGCCGTATGAAGCTCTGGGTGTCCTTATTCTCGCCTGCTGCCCAGGCGGAGCGTTTTCAAATTTCTTCACTTTCTGGGTTGACGGTGATCTCGCTCTTAG TATTATGATGACGGCGCTGTCCTCCATGCTGGCTTTTGGGGTGATGCCGCTCAACATATGGCTTTACTCCTGGCGCTGGACAAATCAAGAACTGCAGGTGCCTTATATCAAAATCCTCATCAGTTTGGTTATCGTCACACTACCAGTCATCGCCGGTATGGTGATCCGTCACTGTAGCAGGAAGTGGGCTAATTACATCTCCAAG GTGTGCAGCGTGTTGGGATGGGCTGGAGCTCTCACCTGTGGTGCGCTCCTTATGCTCAGATACTGGACTACAATTGTAAGGTCCTCCATCTACCTCGTCATCATCGCTGCACTTACACCCCTCACAGGGTTTGTGGTGGCATACATTATCGTCAAGACCCTTTGTTTTGTAAGTATTCCCCTGCTTGTGTAA
- the LOC123508080 gene encoding solute carrier family 10 member 6-like isoform X3 produces the protein MWSGDASFIEPTWPEGLTTSQITHGVEDLRDGLNDSSAKDGQTALELSEWLVKLDLAATLLMNFNTVTLMLGMGAATYWKEFWEHMRRPWACLVGMTCQFVLLPAVGFGLCLAFHLLPYEALGVLILACCPGGAFSNFFTFWVDGDLALSIMMTALSSMLAFGVMPLNIWLYSWRWTNQELQVPYIKILISLVIVTLPVIAGMVIRHCSRKWANYISKCVA, from the exons ATGTGGAGTGGTGACGCTTCTTTCATTG agCCTACGTGGCCTGAAGGGTTGACGACCAGCCAAATCACGCACGGGGTGGAGGATTTGCGCGATGGCCTCAACGACAGCTCGGCAAAGGATGGACAGACGGCCCTGGAGTTATCAGAATGGTTGGTGAAGCTGGACCTGGCAGCCACTCTACTTATGAATTTTAACACAGTTACTCTCATGTTGGGCATGGGCGCCGCCACCTACTGGAAAGAG TTTTGGGAGCATATGAGACGTCCATGGGCGTGCCTCGTAGGAATGACATGTCAGTTCGTGCTGCTACCTGCCGTGGGCTTCGGTTTGTGCCTTGCCTTCCACTTGCTGCCGTATGAAGCTCTGGGTGTCCTTATTCTCGCCTGCTGCCCAGGCGGAGCGTTTTCAAATTTCTTCACTTTCTGGGTTGACGGTGATCTCGCTCTTAG TATTATGATGACGGCGCTGTCCTCCATGCTGGCTTTTGGGGTGATGCCGCTCAACATATGGCTTTACTCCTGGCGCTGGACAAATCAAGAACTGCAGGTGCCTTATATCAAAATCCTCATCAGTTTGGTTATCGTCACACTACCAGTCATCGCCGGTATGGTGATCCGTCACTGTAGCAGGAAGTGGGCTAATTACATCTCCAAG TGTGTGGCATGA
- the LOC123508081 gene encoding uncharacterized protein LOC123508081, which yields MSIFGHELEMFFSHVRYWRFPDIGEWRGPEDNDAFLPRASEIEWDDRTPGTPPMTPNHFSSHDHDSTADYSHEDSTDLDPCSDSVLESARNYDSDGPCSPSLSNKGVPNMFPVTESDFQNNLVSDGEDSPLPYGSPLPFNRRQLDCTSVECNPASASPTSPGSPAEPYARPFAFYHRDVRLGQTQQFSTFGRKF from the coding sequence atgagcatATTTGGTCATGAACTTGAAatgtttttttcccatgttaGATATTGGCGGTTCCCAGACATTGGAGAATGGCGTGGGCCTGAGGACAACGATGCTTTCCTTCCACGGGCCTCAGAAATAGAGTGGGATGATCGGACTCCTGGCACCCCACCTATGACTCCAAATCACTTCAGCTCTCATGACCACGACTCCACGGCTGACTACTCCCACGAAGATTCAACTGATCTGGACCCATGTTCTGATAGTGTGTTGGAGAGTGCTCGCAACTATGATTCTGATGGACCCTGCAGTCCTTCCCTTAGCAACAAAGGTGTCCCAAACATGTTTCCTGTGACAGAGAGTGACTTCCAAAACAATTTAGTGTCAGACGGGGAGGATTCACCCCTCCCTTATGGTAGTCCTCTTCCCTTTAACAGAAGACAGCTGGACTGTACATCTGTAGAGTGCAATCCAGCCAGCGCCTCACCTACGTCTCCCGGAAGTCCAGCAGAGCCGTATGCCCGTCCATTCGCCTTTTATCACCGTGACGTTCGTCTCGGCCAAACACAACAATTCAGTACGTTTGGGAGAAAATTCTGA